In Populus alba chromosome 1, ASM523922v2, whole genome shotgun sequence, a single window of DNA contains:
- the LOC118039114 gene encoding homeobox-leucine zipper protein HAT4, which translates to MMAGKEDLGLSLSLSVPQNQHSLQLNLMPSLVPSAASSSLSGFHPQNPSWNVTFPSSDPNSNSYRAETRSLLRGIDVNRLPSTADCEEEVGVSSPNSTISSISGKRSEREGINGDEHEMERASSRGISDDEDGETSRKKLRLSKDQAAILEESFKEHNTLNPKQKMALAKQLGLRPRQVEVWFQNRRARTKLKQTEVDCEFLKRCCENLTEENRRLQKEVQELRALKLSPQFYMQMTPPTTLTMCPSCERVAAPPTASSTVDARPHTHIGPTRHRTVPMNPWAPAAPVTRGPTPFDAIRPRS; encoded by the exons atgatggctGGGAAGGAAGATTTGGGTTTGAGTTTAAGTCTTAGTGTTCCTCAAAATCAACATTCTCTGCAGTTGAACCTCATGCCTTCACTGGTTCCATccgctgcttcttcttctctctctggTTTCCATCCTCAAAATCCCTCATGGAATGTGACCTTCCCTTCTTCAG ATCCAAACTCTAATTCATACCGGGCCGAGACAAGATCCTTGCTTCGAGGAATCGACGTGAACAGGTTACCATCAACGGCTGATTGTGAAGAGGAAGTGGGGGTTTCATCTCCAAACAGCACGATATCGAGTATTAGCGGGAAGAGAAGTGAAAGAGAAGGTATTAATGGAGATGAGCATGAGATGGAGAGAGCTTCTTCTCGTGGAATCAGTGACGATGAAGATGGTGAAACCTCAAGAAAGAAGCTCAGGCTGTCTAAAGATCAGGCCGCTATTCTTGAAGAGAGCTTCAAAGAACACAACACTCTCAACCCA AAGCAAAAGATGGCTTTGGCTAAGCAGTTAGGACTCAGACCTAGACAAGTGGAGGTGTGGTTTCAGAACAGGAGGGCAAG AACCAAGCTGAAGCAAACCGAGGTTGACTGTGAGTTCTTGAAGAGATGCTGCGAGAACTTGACAGAAGAGAACAGGAGGTTGCAAAAGGAGGTTCAGGAGCTTAGAGCTCTCAAACTTTCACCACAGTTCTACATGCAAATGACCCCACCAACCACCCTCACCATGTGCCCATCATGTGAGCGTGTTGCAGCCCCCCCCACCGCATCATCCACCGTTGATGCCAGGCCCCATACTCATATCGGTCCTACCCGTCATAGGACCGTCCCCATGAACC